The following are encoded in a window of Procambarus clarkii isolate CNS0578487 chromosome 33, FALCON_Pclarkii_2.0, whole genome shotgun sequence genomic DNA:
- the LOC138370781 gene encoding myosin heavy chain IB-like, with the protein MKPHLASRGSAGGPGPRGPGAGGPGPGGPGAGGPGPGDPGALGPGGPGLGALGPGGPGLGALGPGGPGLGAGGPGGPGLGALGPGGPGLGALGPGGPGLGALGPGGPGLGALGPGDPGASGPRSPGGPQAKYLRLENLKEGEKVTRISPEILIFGDSRRV; encoded by the exons ATGAAGCCACACCTGGCtagcagaggctcag CTGGTGGTCCTGGTCCTAGAGgtcctggtgctggtggtcctgGTCCTGGAGgtcctggtgctggtggtcctgGTCCTGGAGATCCTGGTGCTCTTGGTCCTGGAGGTCCTGGTCTTGGTGCTCTTGGTCCTGGAGGTCCTGGTCTTGGTGCTCTTGGTCCTGGAGGTCCTGGTCTTGGTGCTGGTGGTCCTGGAGGTCCTGGTCTTGGTGCTCTTGGTCCTGGAGGTCCTGGTCTTGGTGCTCTTGGTCCTGGAGGTCCTGGTCTTGGTGCTCTTGGTCCTGGAGGTCCTGGTCTTGGTGCTCTTGGTCCTGGAGATCCTGGTGCTAGTGGTCCTAGAAGTCCTGGTGGACCACAAGCAAAATACCTCAGACTTGAAAACttgaaagagggagagaaagtcACTCGAATCTCCCCTGAGATTCTTATATTTGGTGATTCGAGGCGTGTTTAA